The DNA region TTGCGACAGATTTGTCTTCATCTTCTGACACGGCAACGGTGTATGCAGCGCAACTTGCGCGAAGATATAACGCCAAGATTACCGCCTTAGAAGTCTTCGATTATGCCTGGGCAGGTAGCCCAAAGACCGGAGGGATCCCCATCGGTCTTGCCGTCATGGAATCTGCAGCCGAAGATGCCTTGGAGGAATTGCGGGTTAATTTGTGCAAGGAAAAGGTGCAGTGCGATGCCATGCTCGTTGATGGCGATCCAGCAAGTGAAATCCTGAAGGCAATTGCCCAAAAGAATGTTGATGTTGTCGTCTTAGGGACGCATGGTAAAGAGGGATTCGATCGTTTCGCCTGGGGTTCTGTGGCTGAGGAGGTCTTACGAAAAGCGAGTTGCGCGGTTCTAATTGTTGGCCCCAAAGTTCCCAGGCCCACACAGTACGAATTAACACTTCGGAATTTAGTATTTGCTACAGACTTTAGTCCTCCATCGAGGAGAGCCGCCTCTTACGCGTTCACGCTAGCCTCTGATTTCGACGCATGTCTGCACCTGGTTCACATTTTGCCCTCTTCGATTGAGGGATGTTCAGATGAAACAGAACTTGCAAATGCTTCTAAGCAAGCTTTGATAGTTATAAGTCAGAACCAAACCTCGGCTTGTCACAATTTAAGCAATGAAGTCAGTTATGGTGAACATGTTGACGACGCGATTCTTGCGCGTGCAGACGTGGACAGTGCCGATTTGATTGTCTTGGGAGTACGGAGGGCATCCCAGTTGGCATCTCATGTTCCCGACATCACATCTCACATCATTGGTGAAGCGAAATGTCCTGTTCTGACTATAAGTTCATAGTAATGAGGAAAGTCGAATACCGGAGGAGCTTTCTGTTATCCGACGCAATGCGCTGTAGGGAGGTTCTCTTTCCGGATGACAGAGATATTTGCATTCCAGACTGCATCGGCATTAATGGTTGCATGTTTGAAGGTCGTATTTTCATCGAAAACTGCGCCTCGGAAGCTGGCTCCTAAGAGCTCTGCATAGCTCAAATCGGCTCCAGTAAGGATGGCATTACTCAGATCAGCCCCACAAAGGTTCGCGGCCCTAAGCTTTGAATCGCTCATATTTACGCCTTTGAGGTTAGCGCTCATCATATCTGCGTCGGTGAGATTGGCTTCGATAAGTATAGTACCGCGCAGATCGGAATACCTGAGTGTGGCGTGTGGCAGATTGGCTTTATGGAGATTCGCGCTTCTGAGCCTAACTCCCTTGAGGCTGGCGGTTGCAAAATCGGCTCCCTGGAGGTCTGCGCCGCGAAGATCAGCACCCGCGAGATCGGAGCCTGTGAAGTTAACATGGCTAAGATCGGCATGCCTAAAATCAGTTCCGCACAATTTTGCACCCACGAGGCTTGCATTACGTAATTGCGCACCGCGCATATCATCTCCCGCCAAATCGAGACGTATTCCCTCTGTCCCCAAAGTCTTCAGCCAGACTGCATGCAGTTCAAGTCTCTTCGAGATTGAAAAGTCTTTCATGACTAGCTCCATCTTTGTCAGGTCAAGGTCCAGACCGCTGTTAAGGGCTGTATCAATTGACGACGAAACTTGCCCCGGATTTTTGAGATCCTAAAGAAAGAATCTACGAGTCAGGGTGTGCAAGATCTGTGATGTCGATCACAGTGCGCAATCGATATGATTGCACCCAGACGATTCAGATGCAAGCATCGGAGAAGCGGAATGTCAGATGGATCAATTTGTAGACTCTCCGAAGTTTTCTTCTTCTGAAGATCGAGGCAGACAGTCTATTTGTATCGAATGGTTATTCATGATGTAGTTGTAATACAAGATGACGATGGATCGCGGATTGACCGCATAACTAGTCCCGTCGACCCGTATTCCATTTCTTTCCTCAACGATATCGTCAGGAGAGGGCAGCGAGGTGTCAATTAGACGTAGCCAGCCTCCGTTCGGTTCGTTCGTGACAGGAGGGAGTTCAAACTCCAATGGTTTCCAATAGGCATTGATCGCGATGTAATGGACCTGGCCAACCGATGAGTCTTGCAATGAGAAGGCAATACTATGGGAGTTGCTGTTCCAGTCAGGCTTGCCCAGTTTAACCCCATGCCATTCGATACGGGTCCTGCTCAAATACTCTTCCAGAGTCTCTTGTCGATCTCCGCCTCTCCCGCCAAAGTTGAGTCGAATGCGAATCATGAGCTGTACAAACCGGAGGAGATCGCAGTTGGCAGCACAGAGCCCCCAATCGAACCAAGAGGTCTCGTTATCCTGGCAGTATGGATTGTTATTGCCGGATTGCGTTCGTCGAACTTCATCTCCCATAAGTATCATCGGCGTACCGGCCGAGATCAGTGTGAGAGTGAAGAAATTCTTCATCTGCTGCGCCCGGAGGATCGTAATCTCGGCATTGTTAGTTGGGCCTTCGATTCCGCAGTTCCAACTGAAATTTACGTCTGTGCCATCGCGGTTAAGCTCATGGTTTGCTTCATTGTGTTTGCTGTTGTAGGAGACCAGATCATTGAGAGTGAAGCCGTCATGGCACGTAACGAAGTTGATACTCTGCGCTGGCGAATGAGTGGCCGTTCTATACAGATCGAGGCTACCGGTTAAACGTTCCCTAAGCTTAAGGACAGTATTCGGATCACCTCTAACAAAACATCGAATGTCATCGCGAAATTGTCCGTTCCATTCCTTCCACTTGTCCTGTCCGAAACTGCCGACCTGATATAAGCCACCTTTGTCCCATGCCTCAGCAATTAGCTTCGTACCTGCGAGGACGGGATCCGAATCGATTTCCCAAACGATCGGAGAATTTACCATTGGCTCACCTGACTCGCTTCGGGAAAAGATCGAGGCGAGATCAAAACGAAAGCCGTCTACGTGCATCTCTGAGACCCAATATCTTAGACTATCGAGAATGAGGCGTTTGACCACTGAATGGTTTGCCTTGAGAGTATTGCCGGCACCAGTGTAGTTTGCATACGTAGATTTATCCTTATTAAGTAAATAGTAAAAACTGTTTTCTAGTCCACGAAAACATAGAGTGGGGCCGTGCTCATCAGACTCAGCAGTGTGGTTGTATACAACATCGAGGATTACCTCAATCCCAGCACGGTGGAGTTCCTTTACCATAGTTCTAAATTCATCGAGACAAGCAATAGGATCACTCGAGGTACTATAGGCCAGATGAGGAGCAAAAAAAGACACTGGACTATAGCCCCAGTAATTGCTAAGTCCCGGCGGAGCGTCTTGGGCGTCAAACTGGAAGATGGGTAGTAGTTCGACCGCCGTGATCCCTAACTCTTGGAGATACGAAATCTTTTCGATGACCCCAAGATAGGTACCTCGCTTCACCCTATCTAGACCCGAGGCATGGTGTCGTGTAAAACCTCCCACATGCATCTCGTAGATGACAGTCTCGCGGAAGGATCGGTTGAGTGGCCTGTCTCCCTCCCAATCGAAGTTGCTGAGATCAGCCACAACGGTCTTCATTGCGGAAGCCGCATTATTCCCTGGTTGGCTGGAAGCCGCGCGGCTATAGAGTTTACCAACGGCAACACTCTTGCCATAAGGATCGATCAGGACTTTCTGACTGTCAAAACGATGTCCGCTTGAAGGATTGTCTGGGCCATAGGCGCGATATCCATAAAGTTGTCCCGACCGTATTGCGGGTACAAAGATGTGCCAGTAATGAGACGTGCGATGGAGATCTGGATCAAGACGGATGATGCGGGCTGGCTGAAGGGAATCCACATGGTCAAACAGAACAATCTCCATTCCCGTGGCGGTAGCTGAAAAAACGCTAAAGTTTGTACCGTCAGGACTCACTGTAGGGCCAAGGGGATAGGGATGGCTGACAGATCTCTCCTGAGAGGTAAATTTATGCGGCTCTGCACGTACGTGATGCCAGTTACCCATCCTGCTCTCCGTTAGACGCAAATGCTCATATCTTTGGCTCGCCCTAACACTGTAAGTCCAAATGGTGCGCTCGGTTACTATCGTCCCCATAAGATTCGCTCAGTTTCGAGCGGCACAAAAGCATTCGCATGATACGGGATGACCCGTGGAGTGAAGTCGCTAGCGGGACGAGCTGCAGATACCTTTGCCAAGTAAATCTGTGAGTTCGGGTCCGAGCATCCTTCACATGCAGTCATTACTTCGCGAACCGGTACGCTACCCTGCGCTGCATTCGCATACAGCTCTACTCTCAGTTCATGTGGATCGAGGTCACCAAGGAACACCTGAATGCGGAAAAAATGTTGATTATCATGCGTTTCGCTGTCCATTGTTCCAAATCGCATGTTGCTCCATTTTTCTGCAATCTTTTTCTGCCAACGGAGCAAATCAATACCCAGCTTACTGTTGTCGGATGCACGTTCGCGAAAACCGATAGCGGCGGGAAGATAATAGTGGTCAGT from Edaphobacter paludis includes:
- a CDS encoding universal stress protein; this encodes MRLFEDHLEFGSNSILLATDLSSSSDTATVYAAQLARRYNAKITALEVFDYAWAGSPKTGGIPIGLAVMESAAEDALEELRVNLCKEKVQCDAMLVDGDPASEILKAIAQKNVDVVVLGTHGKEGFDRFAWGSVAEEVLRKASCAVLIVGPKVPRPTQYELTLRNLVFATDFSPPSRRAASYAFTLASDFDACLHLVHILPSSIEGCSDETELANASKQALIVISQNQTSACHNLSNEVSYGEHVDDAILARADVDSADLIVLGVRRASQLASHVPDITSHIIGEAKCPVLTISS
- a CDS encoding pentapeptide repeat-containing protein is translated as MKDFSISKRLELHAVWLKTLGTEGIRLDLAGDDMRGAQLRNASLVGAKLCGTDFRHADLSHVNFTGSDLAGADLRGADLQGADFATASLKGVRLRSANLHKANLPHATLRYSDLRGTILIEANLTDADMMSANLKGVNMSDSKLRAANLCGADLSNAILTGADLSYAELLGASFRGAVFDENTTFKHATINADAVWNANISVIRKENLPTAHCVG
- the glgX gene encoding glycogen debranching protein GlgX, producing MGNWHHVRAEPHKFTSQERSVSHPYPLGPTVSPDGTNFSVFSATATGMEIVLFDHVDSLQPARIIRLDPDLHRTSHYWHIFVPAIRSGQLYGYRAYGPDNPSSGHRFDSQKVLIDPYGKSVAVGKLYSRAASSQPGNNAASAMKTVVADLSNFDWEGDRPLNRSFRETVIYEMHVGGFTRHHASGLDRVKRGTYLGVIEKISYLQELGITAVELLPIFQFDAQDAPPGLSNYWGYSPVSFFAPHLAYSTSSDPIACLDEFRTMVKELHRAGIEVILDVVYNHTAESDEHGPTLCFRGLENSFYYLLNKDKSTYANYTGAGNTLKANHSVVKRLILDSLRYWVSEMHVDGFRFDLASIFSRSESGEPMVNSPIVWEIDSDPVLAGTKLIAEAWDKGGLYQVGSFGQDKWKEWNGQFRDDIRCFVRGDPNTVLKLRERLTGSLDLYRTATHSPAQSINFVTCHDGFTLNDLVSYNSKHNEANHELNRDGTDVNFSWNCGIEGPTNNAEITILRAQQMKNFFTLTLISAGTPMILMGDEVRRTQSGNNNPYCQDNETSWFDWGLCAANCDLLRFVQLMIRIRLNFGGRGGDRQETLEEYLSRTRIEWHGVKLGKPDWNSNSHSIAFSLQDSSVGQVHYIAINAYWKPLEFELPPVTNEPNGGWLRLIDTSLPSPDDIVEERNGIRVDGTSYAVNPRSIVILYYNYIMNNHSIQIDCLPRSSEEENFGESTN